A DNA window from Haliovirga abyssi contains the following coding sequences:
- a CDS encoding LamG-like jellyroll fold domain-containing protein yields the protein MKRAGIILYFIISVIVFGGIKGEYYNSIDLSGGVALERIDNEINFNWGSGSPSTINNDDFSVRWEGVLLTKNISGDYQFITTSDDGVKLWIKDSSTPLISNWTLHGTTDNTGTITLEANKEYYIKMEYYEHTGAAVAQLSWIPPGGTREIISASNLKEAFSDLVLDYRLIGDAKDSSGNNNNGIVSNAVLTQDRNNRNDSAYKFAGTNSSYISTSNSNSLNISSNITVASWVKWDINPQDGVLNNKIIDKSGQYSLGHNGDNSKFSFGLNGNKSIESSSIVNTNRWYFVVGTYDGSSLKIYVNGNLENQTNYSDPIITNTNSILTGKNFSGIIDEVKIYNLALNNTEILNMYNEEKPSYKGIKGKYFNNITLSGTPVLERIDNEINFNWGTGSPDTVVNNDDFSVRWEGVVKTKNIAGDYQFITTSDDGVKLWVKDSSTPLISNWSLHGSTDNTGTITLEANKEYYIKMEYYEHTGAAVAQLSWIPPSGTREIIPALNLAQAYSDLILDYEFIGDTNDSSGNNNTGIGYNITLTGNNSGKANEAYGFAGNVDSYIETADSGSLNPTDKISVMSWVKFDELPTIATYVTEKNGQYGIGYENGKLFFEINGTKLISNSNISAKKWYLVSGTYDGSSMDIYINNVRDNFVGKSGNINISSNKLITGKNLKGAIDNIKIYNKALTGQEIKDYYKETSPSYNCIKGEYFNNIDLNGTPALTRIDNEINFNWGTGSPDSLINNDDFSVRWEGFVKTKDIAGNYQFITTSDDGVRLWIKDSTNTLINNWTLHGTTDDTATINLEANKEYYIKMEYYENTGNAVAQLSWIPPGGTREIIPENYLYQQKSDLLLYYDFEDDSLGYVKDTTENGYDGIEKGDFSIVNSGKVGKCGYFDGNGDYLAIKALNFKNSADLENLSVAAWVKSDSKNRQIISSFDRSENWRLSLKDDMNNNIGWDTTSGNVTDDFGSSSDYTDGKWHFVVATYNKGNKKIYVDGNLVESKAGNETGLGSNTLRYGFVGTGSEANSEDGTTGPDYWFDGYIDEFRIYSKELSQSEINSLYLEGQDLVAEYKFDGGLTLDSSGFNNDGIINGGVVETENRDGDSGKALSFDGSTGYVEVDDSESLNPTKQLTLSAWIKWNIDPTTGENYAEILSKNGDDQYQLQHSSGNDKFEFAINTTSGRKYIQSTTSPVADKWYYVVGTYDGINMKLYVNGALETTTGYTGDLLTSNEKLDIGRRSVNNDRYFNGAIDDVKIYRKALTADEIGKNYVSKPDLLVYYDFDNEISGKVKDMSYNNNNGIIKGGFHTVDGGIDGKGGYFDGTGDYLSIDNLNFGNANGITDLTVMAWVKSSSENKQIISSFDRSENFRLSLKDDMNNNIGWDTSSLGTATDDFGYDKDYVDGNWHLVAATYSNGSKKIYVDGEKVAEKTGVHASKGIGTGADRYGFVGTGSEATTVDGATGPDYWFNGIMDDFKIYSRELSSSEISKIYTNGLKLIAHYKLDSDTNDYSGNNHNGTGTNISFDSNGEVDGAGVFNGVDSNILTDDFSVPETFSVVMWANPNSIDESGFISKTDLSGNNIFDFGYDNNGVFVKIRDSINSEGIKLKGWEHLAVVIKKIDANRSNVKVYRNSEILWEKDMNSVIGDSIGNGWKIGANSTNKYFNGELDDIRIYGKELSVDEITELYRAAGANENFTIYYPFTHNNPDSVTPDSTKDESNSGNDGILHNGVTIQDETKRVNLGKTAYFDGIDDYIEVPNTDSINTGVHDKRSISLWFKPEDLNSRQILYEEGGTVRGLNIYIYNGRLYFGGWNEPSNESNWKYSSISTDEIEVDKWYHAVLVLDGTDQLTSGAFKAYLNSRLLDEQEGSKLWPHPGLVGIGAENNGTKFHDIGDDGGSTKYFFKGYMDEIHTFNEAINQDKIDELYSVGLDVIAYYPFDDSTSNDKSGNGNNGTLYGGVRYEDGYFGKEALFNGIDGYINLTDFYVPPTFTVAMWVRPDETQTNQAFVSKSFTNGDNLFTAGYSTTGLYVDLNDKNIDFSSSGFKSREFQQFVVKVEKLTALSSKVTVYINGEKKSEENVSSAFNEVYGNSWILGKDINNNYFQGNMDDVKFYGRGLSDEEVADLYKEIHKDYKNRLEIYYPFERDTGDGKVKDESESGNDGVKHGNIIYEPGKQEQGARFDGASYVEVPNTEDLNTATISKRTVSLWFKTDDVTTKQVLYEEGGTVRGLNIYIENGKIYYGGWNEPTSESNWDYSFISADIVAGRWYNAVLVLDGTSNLENGAMKAYLNMELVGTAEGSKLWPHPGNIGVGAVNNGTKFHDSGDYRGTGLYYTGLLDEIRIYRDALSLEELQKIYGYQKIVINEVMWAGDEYIELRNKTPYDVDLEGWMINNAQYSQNSNPYIEIANAKGISGSSTTIPADGYLLIQNEDNSNITGWTIADNSVTSNEKVRVFVCADSNKMNLNNSGEQLILKDNNYITVDMVNIENSSWPKGKNEVGGISMERFQENTIPPGTASGDGTLDTSWYTFTGVTDSNIQKNLDKYGNIRKGTPGDSNSLLFKINSVSPINFTDKTLTATINIADYLYGQTEHEPKDYIDSIEFSIGNSEVYSKDNVIVPWEEIPSKGTDINKDLSSYTLEGNYYIYVREKKGTIYSDVYVSNSVYLNTIINITDVWDTLSGDNSKDYDVTSRSSGIYGMIKIDATSNVDSINYFEYKIYVKNSSGVESVVQNWVNNNKNLEISQGGIPLTNNYTYYIEVRADYGVNHKKTAPVRSDGIICKTEFGNINIYKNNSKTDEILESIWNNTGEPVDSKIYIEWIEDSYASSYEYGMKAGSKDSITISDGDFTGNTTATNLDDFNISEGVKTFFIRAVYPDGVKGQIKKFELKIDDTKPDITGMGLIDVRADLTSDVEWTNGETPEGATYTLKCMYNGATDSLSGVDHYEYGAWNRSENVTVFDWENRGVSTGVTTKSGLSLTEYDNTDNTIYIQKIRVYDKAGNYIDVETNGVKFDKTKPDVSGMNLIDVRADKTEDVEWTNGETPEGVTYTLKYNYKGALDNLSGVNHYEYGVWDSEGVVSNWENIGNTTGTGIKSALNLTEYDNTKPNELIYIQKMKVYDKAGNISDVVETNGVKLDITKPVISNIYLRDNDSDVYRTGETSGIYYGNSSNLKLNIAASDNLAGVGGMKYGLSGDLSSENYILYNSPTDFSLNLGNDGEKDIFVQVVDNAGNESVIKGSKSEFNNIFNYDNTVPVFNAINGNGDKLGYQEKEGSEIIIPLTSGTAIAYNYIFDSNDCDTSDKDIDVKLIFNPTENYIWKIIIANNSIEEIGEFNDSSGNLYKSVIWQNASGDYADTNPMEIKLYDKAGNYVEEDRVFIKILSGDINKKIIDAYIDIYGKKKHIYYIETSNGNFEKYYLDSDK from the coding sequence ATGAAAAGAGCGGGGATTATATTATATTTTATTATATCTGTAATTGTTTTTGGGGGAATAAAAGGAGAGTATTATAATAGTATTGATTTAAGTGGAGGAGTTGCTTTAGAGAGAATAGATAATGAAATAAATTTTAATTGGGGGAGTGGGAGTCCTAGTACTATTAATAATGACGATTTTTCAGTGCGATGGGAAGGAGTATTATTAACAAAAAATATTAGTGGAGATTATCAATTTATAACAACATCAGATGATGGAGTAAAATTATGGATAAAAGATAGTAGTACACCATTAATAAGTAATTGGACTTTGCATGGAACTACAGATAATACAGGAACAATAACATTAGAGGCAAATAAAGAATATTATATAAAAATGGAATATTATGAACATACAGGAGCAGCAGTAGCACAATTATCTTGGATACCACCAGGTGGAACAAGAGAGATTATATCTGCTTCAAATTTAAAAGAGGCTTTTTCTGATTTGGTATTAGATTATAGATTAATAGGAGATGCAAAAGATAGTAGTGGAAATAATAATAATGGAATAGTATCTAATGCAGTATTAACTCAAGATAGAAATAATAGAAATGATAGTGCGTATAAATTTGCTGGAACAAATAGTAGTTATATATCTACTTCAAATTCGAATAGTTTAAATATTTCATCAAATATTACTGTTGCTAGTTGGGTAAAATGGGATATAAATCCTCAAGATGGAGTATTAAACAATAAAATTATTGATAAATCAGGACAATATTCATTAGGTCATAATGGTGATAATAGTAAATTTTCATTTGGATTAAATGGGAATAAAAGTATAGAAAGTAGTTCTATTGTAAATACTAATAGATGGTATTTTGTAGTTGGGACTTATGATGGAAGTTCATTAAAAATATATGTAAATGGGAATTTAGAAAATCAAACAAATTATTCCGATCCTATAATTACTAACACAAACTCTATACTAACGGGGAAAAATTTTTCTGGGATTATAGATGAAGTTAAAATTTATAATTTAGCTTTAAATAACACTGAAATATTAAATATGTATAATGAAGAAAAGCCGTCATATAAAGGGATAAAAGGAAAATATTTTAATAATATAACTTTATCAGGAACTCCAGTTTTGGAGAGAATAGATAATGAAATAAATTTTAATTGGGGGACTGGCTCTCCTGATACTGTTGTGAATAATGACGATTTTTCAGTGAGATGGGAAGGTGTCGTAAAAACAAAAAATATTGCTGGAGATTATCAATTCATAACAACATCAGATGATGGAGTGAAATTATGGGTAAAAGATAGCAGTACGCCATTAATAAGTAACTGGAGTTTGCATGGAAGCACAGATAATACAGGGACAATAACATTAGAGGCAAATAAAGAATATTATATAAAAATGGAATATTATGAACATACAGGAGCAGCAGTAGCACAATTATCATGGATTCCACCAAGTGGGACAAGAGAGATTATTCCAGCTTTAAATTTAGCACAAGCCTATTCTGATCTAATATTAGATTATGAATTTATAGGAGATACTAATGACAGTAGTGGAAATAATAATACTGGGATAGGTTATAATATAACACTTACTGGAAATAATAGTGGAAAAGCGAATGAAGCATATGGATTCGCAGGGAATGTAGATAGCTATATTGAAACAGCCGACTCTGGAAGTTTAAATCCTACAGATAAAATATCTGTAATGAGTTGGGTGAAATTTGACGAATTACCAACTATAGCTACTTATGTAACTGAAAAAAATGGACAGTATGGAATTGGATATGAAAATGGAAAATTATTTTTTGAAATAAATGGTACAAAATTAATTTCAAATAGTAATATTTCTGCTAAAAAATGGTATTTAGTAAGCGGAACATATGATGGCTCATCTATGGATATATATATAAATAATGTTAGAGATAATTTTGTTGGAAAAAGTGGAAATATAAATATATCATCAAATAAATTAATAACTGGAAAAAATTTAAAAGGAGCAATAGACAATATAAAAATTTATAATAAAGCTTTAACTGGTCAAGAGATAAAAGATTATTATAAAGAAACTAGTCCTTCATATAATTGTATCAAAGGAGAATATTTTAATAATATAGATCTAAATGGGACTCCAGCTTTAACTAGAATAGATAATGAAATAAATTTTAATTGGGGGACTGGATCTCCAGATAGTCTTATAAATAATGACGATTTTTCAGTGAGATGGGAAGGATTTGTAAAAACAAAAGATATTGCTGGGAATTATCAATTTATAACAACATCAGATGATGGAGTTAGATTATGGATAAAAGATTCAACTAATACCTTAATTAATAATTGGACTTTGCATGGAACTACAGATGATACAGCAACAATAAATTTAGAGGCAAATAAAGAGTATTATATAAAAATGGAATATTATGAAAATACAGGAAATGCAGTAGCACAATTATCTTGGATACCTCCAGGTGGTACAAGAGAAATTATACCAGAAAATTATTTATATCAACAGAAATCAGATCTGTTACTTTATTATGATTTTGAAGATGACAGTTTAGGATATGTAAAGGATACAACTGAAAATGGTTATGATGGGATAGAAAAAGGGGACTTTTCTATAGTAAACAGTGGGAAAGTAGGTAAATGTGGTTATTTTGATGGAAATGGAGATTATTTAGCGATAAAAGCTTTGAATTTTAAAAATAGTGCAGATTTAGAAAATTTAAGTGTGGCAGCTTGGGTAAAATCAGATAGTAAAAACAGACAGATAATATCAAGCTTTGATAGAAGTGAAAATTGGAGATTATCTTTAAAAGATGATATGAATAATAATATAGGTTGGGATACAACTTCTGGGAATGTAACAGATGATTTTGGAAGCAGCAGTGATTATACAGATGGAAAGTGGCATTTTGTGGTAGCAACTTATAATAAAGGGAATAAAAAAATATATGTAGATGGAAATTTAGTTGAGAGCAAAGCTGGAAATGAAACAGGTTTGGGAAGTAATACATTAAGATATGGATTTGTTGGAACTGGCTCTGAAGCAAATAGTGAAGATGGGACGACTGGTCCTGATTACTGGTTTGATGGATATATAGATGAATTTAGAATATATTCAAAAGAGTTAAGTCAAAGTGAGATAAATAGCTTATATTTAGAAGGACAAGATTTAGTTGCTGAATATAAATTTGATGGAGGATTAACATTAGATAGTTCAGGCTTTAATAATGATGGGATTATAAATGGTGGAGTAGTAGAGACTGAAAATAGAGATGGAGATTCTGGAAAAGCTTTAAGTTTTGATGGAAGCACAGGATATGTTGAAGTAGATGATTCAGAAAGTTTGAATCCAACAAAACAATTAACATTATCAGCTTGGATAAAATGGAATATAGATCCAACTACAGGAGAAAATTATGCAGAAATATTATCCAAAAATGGAGATGATCAATATCAATTACAACATAGCAGTGGTAATGATAAATTTGAATTTGCAATAAATACAACTAGTGGAAGAAAATATATACAAAGTACAACTTCTCCAGTTGCGGATAAATGGTATTATGTAGTTGGTACATATGATGGAATTAATATGAAGCTATATGTGAATGGGGCTTTAGAAACAACAACTGGTTATACTGGAGATTTATTAACATCAAATGAAAAACTAGATATAGGCAGAAGAAGTGTAAATAATGATAGATATTTTAATGGGGCTATTGATGATGTGAAAATTTACAGAAAAGCTTTAACAGCAGATGAAATAGGGAAAAATTATGTTAGCAAGCCAGATCTATTGGTGTATTATGATTTTGATAATGAAATATCAGGAAAAGTAAAAGATATGTCATATAATAACAATAATGGAATAATAAAAGGAGGATTTCACACAGTTGATGGTGGAATAGATGGAAAAGGTGGATATTTTGATGGAACTGGAGATTATTTAAGTATTGATAATCTTAATTTTGGAAATGCCAATGGGATAACAGATTTAACTGTAATGGCTTGGGTTAAATCTTCATCTGAAAATAAGCAAATAATATCAAGTTTTGATAGAAGTGAGAATTTTAGATTATCATTAAAAGATGATATGAATAATAATATAGGTTGGGATACAAGTTCTTTAGGAACTGCAACAGATGATTTCGGATATGATAAAGATTATGTAGATGGAAATTGGCATTTAGTTGCAGCAACTTATAGTAATGGGAGTAAAAAAATATATGTAGATGGAGAAAAAGTAGCAGAAAAAACAGGGGTACATGCAAGTAAAGGGATTGGTACGGGAGCTGATAGATATGGATTTGTAGGAACTGGGTCTGAAGCAACAACAGTAGATGGAGCAACTGGTCCTGATTATTGGTTTAATGGGATTATGGATGATTTTAAGATATATTCACGAGAATTAAGTAGTTCTGAAATATCTAAGATATATACAAATGGTCTGAAATTAATAGCTCATTATAAATTAGATTCTGATACTAATGATTATAGTGGAAATAATCATAATGGAACAGGTACAAATATATCTTTTGATTCAAATGGAGAAGTGGATGGAGCTGGAGTATTTAATGGAGTGGATTCTAATATTCTAACAGATGATTTTAGTGTGCCAGAAACATTTTCAGTGGTAATGTGGGCAAATCCAAATTCTATAGATGAAAGTGGATTTATATCTAAAACAGATTTAAGCGGGAATAATATTTTTGATTTTGGATATGATAATAATGGAGTTTTTGTGAAAATAAGAGATAGTATTAATTCAGAAGGGATAAAATTAAAAGGATGGGAACATTTAGCTGTAGTTATAAAGAAAATAGATGCAAACAGATCGAATGTAAAGGTTTATAGAAATTCAGAGATTTTATGGGAAAAAGATATGAACAGTGTAATTGGAGACAGCATAGGAAATGGGTGGAAAATTGGGGCAAACTCAACTAATAAATATTTTAATGGGGAATTAGATGACATTAGAATTTATGGAAAAGAATTAAGTGTTGATGAAATAACAGAACTATATAGAGCAGCTGGAGCAAATGAAAATTTTACAATATATTATCCATTTACACATAATAATCCAGATAGCGTGACACCAGATAGTACAAAAGATGAGAGCAATAGTGGGAATGATGGAATATTACATAATGGAGTAACGATACAAGATGAGACTAAAAGAGTAAATCTTGGAAAGACAGCATATTTTGATGGAATAGATGATTATATAGAGGTTCCAAATACTGATTCTATTAACACAGGAGTTCATGATAAGCGGTCAATATCATTATGGTTTAAGCCAGAAGATTTAAATAGTAGGCAAATTTTATATGAAGAAGGTGGAACAGTTAGAGGTTTAAATATATACATATATAATGGAAGATTATATTTTGGCGGGTGGAATGAACCTTCGAATGAAAGCAATTGGAAATATTCATCTATTTCAACTGATGAGATAGAAGTAGATAAATGGTATCATGCTGTACTTGTTTTAGATGGAACTGATCAATTAACATCAGGAGCTTTTAAAGCATACTTAAACAGCAGATTGCTTGATGAGCAGGAAGGGTCAAAATTATGGCCACATCCAGGACTTGTGGGGATAGGAGCAGAAAATAATGGAACAAAATTTCATGATATAGGAGATGATGGTGGTAGTACAAAATATTTCTTTAAGGGATATATGGATGAAATTCATACTTTTAATGAAGCAATTAATCAAGATAAAATAGATGAATTGTATAGTGTAGGGTTAGATGTAATAGCATATTACCCATTTGATGATAGTACATCTAATGATAAAAGTGGGAATGGAAACAATGGGACATTATATGGTGGAGTACGTTATGAAGATGGATATTTTGGGAAGGAAGCTTTGTTTAATGGAATAGATGGGTATATAAATTTAACAGATTTTTATGTGCCACCTACATTTACCGTTGCAATGTGGGTAAGACCAGATGAAACACAGACAAATCAAGCTTTTGTTTCGAAAAGTTTTACTAACGGAGATAATCTATTTACAGCAGGATATTCTACTACTGGATTATATGTTGATTTGAATGATAAGAATATAGATTTTAGCAGTAGTGGTTTTAAAAGTCGTGAATTTCAGCAGTTTGTAGTAAAAGTAGAAAAATTAACTGCTCTCTCTTCTAAAGTGACAGTTTATATAAATGGAGAGAAAAAATCAGAAGAGAATGTAAGTTCTGCATTTAATGAAGTTTATGGAAATTCTTGGATTTTAGGAAAAGATATTAATAATAATTATTTTCAAGGTAATATGGATGATGTTAAATTCTATGGTAGAGGTTTATCTGATGAAGAGGTAGCGGACTTATATAAGGAGATACATAAAGACTATAAGAACAGATTAGAGATATATTATCCATTTGAAAGAGACACAGGAGATGGGAAAGTAAAAGATGAAAGCGAAAGTGGAAATGATGGAGTAAAACATGGAAATATTATATATGAACCTGGTAAACAAGAACAAGGAGCCAGATTTGACGGTGCGTCATATGTAGAAGTTCCAAATACAGAAGATTTGAATACGGCAACTATTAGCAAAAGAACAGTTTCACTTTGGTTTAAAACAGATGATGTAACGACAAAACAGGTTTTATATGAAGAGGGAGGAACTGTAAGAGGTTTAAATATTTATATAGAAAATGGTAAAATATATTATGGCGGATGGAATGAACCAACAAGTGAAAGTAATTGGGATTATAGTTTTATTAGTGCAGATATTGTAGCTGGAAGATGGTATAATGCCGTCTTAGTATTGGATGGAACATCAAATTTAGAAAACGGAGCTATGAAAGCATATCTAAATATGGAGCTTGTTGGAACTGCCGAAGGTTCAAAATTGTGGCCACATCCAGGAAATATTGGAGTTGGAGCTGTTAATAATGGAACTAAATTTCACGATTCGGGAGATTATAGAGGAACTGGTCTCTATTATACTGGATTATTAGATGAGATAAGAATATATAGAGATGCTTTATCATTAGAAGAATTACAAAAGATTTATGGATATCAAAAAATAGTTATAAATGAAGTAATGTGGGCTGGAGATGAATATATTGAGCTTAGAAATAAAACTCCATATGATGTAGACCTTGAAGGATGGATGATTAATAATGCACAGTATTCTCAAAATAGCAATCCTTATATAGAGATTGCTAATGCAAAAGGGATAAGTGGAAGTAGTACAACTATTCCAGCAGATGGATATTTATTAATACAAAATGAAGATAATTCCAATATAACAGGTTGGACCATTGCAGATAATTCTGTAACCAGCAATGAGAAAGTAAGAGTTTTTGTATGCGCAGATAGTAATAAAATGAATTTGAATAATTCTGGAGAACAGTTGATATTAAAAGATAATAATTATATTACAGTAGATATGGTAAACATAGAAAATAGCAGTTGGCCAAAAGGGAAAAATGAAGTTGGTGGAATATCTATGGAAAGATTTCAAGAAAACACTATTCCTCCTGGAACTGCAAGTGGAGATGGAACTCTTGATACTAGCTGGTACACTTTTACAGGAGTAACTGACAGTAACATACAAAAAAACTTAGATAAATATGGAAATATAAGAAAAGGAACACCAGGAGATTCAAATAGTTTATTATTTAAAATTAATTCGGTTTCGCCAATTAATTTTACAGATAAGACATTAACTGCTACTATAAATATAGCAGATTATCTTTATGGACAAACTGAACATGAACCAAAAGATTATATTGATTCAATAGAATTTTCAATTGGAAATAGTGAAGTTTATTCTAAAGATAATGTTATAGTTCCTTGGGAAGAGATACCAAGTAAAGGGACAGATATAAATAAAGATTTGTCTTCATATACTTTGGAAGGGAATTATTATATATATGTAAGAGAAAAAAAAGGAACTATTTATTCAGATGTGTATGTTAGTAATTCAGTATATTTGAATACAATAATCAATATTACAGATGTATGGGATACGTTATCAGGAGATAATTCTAAAGATTATGATGTGACAAGTAGAAGTTCTGGAATATATGGAATGATAAAAATAGATGCAACTTCTAATGTAGATAGTATAAACTATTTTGAATATAAAATTTACGTTAAAAATAGTTCTGGAGTAGAAAGTGTAGTGCAGAATTGGGTAAATAATAATAAAAATTTAGAAATATCTCAAGGCGGAATACCTCTTACAAATAATTATACTTATTATATTGAGGTTAGGGCAGATTATGGAGTTAATCATAAAAAAACAGCTCCAGTAAGAAGTGATGGTATAATTTGTAAAACAGAATTTGGAAATATAAATATATATAAAAATAACAGTAAAACAGATGAAATATTAGAAAGTATATGGAATAATACAGGAGAACCAGTTGATAGTAAAATTTATATTGAATGGATAGAAGATAGTTATGCGAGTAGTTATGAATATGGAATGAAGGCTGGATCAAAAGATAGCATAACAATATCAGATGGAGATTTTACAGGTAATACAACTGCTACAAATTTAGATGATTTTAATATTTCAGAAGGAGTAAAAACATTCTTTATAAGAGCAGTTTATCCAGATGGAGTAAAAGGACAAATTAAGAAATTTGAATTGAAAATTGATGATACAAAACCAGATATAACTGGAATGGGCTTAATAGATGTAAGAGCAGATTTGACAAGTGATGTGGAATGGACAAATGGAGAAACACCAGAAGGGGCTACATATACATTGAAATGTATGTACAATGGAGCAACTGATAGTTTAAGTGGAGTGGACCATTATGAATATGGAGCTTGGAACAGATCTGAAAATGTTACGGTATTTGATTGGGAAAATAGAGGAGTATCAACAGGAGTTACAACAAAATCAGGATTAAGTTTAACAGAATATGATAATACAGATAATACAATATATATTCAAAAAATAAGAGTATATGATAAAGCAGGGAATTATATAGATGTAGAAACAAATGGAGTTAAATTTGACAAAACAAAACCAGATGTAAGTGGAATGAATTTAATAGATGTACGAGCAGATAAAACGGAAGATGTGGAATGGACAAATGGAGAGACACCAGAAGGGGTTACATATACATTAAAATACAATTATAAAGGAGCATTAGATAATCTAAGTGGAGTGAACCATTATGAATATGGAGTATGGGATAGTGAAGGAGTAGTGTCCAATTGGGAAAATATAGGGAATACAACAGGGACAGGAATAAAATCAGCTCTTAATTTAACAGAATATGATAATACAAAGCCAAATGAGTTAATATATATTCAAAAAATGAAAGTATATGATAAAGCAGGAAATATATCAGATGTTGTGGAGACAAATGGAGTAAAATTAGACATAACAAAACCTGTTATAAGTAATATATATTTAAGAGATAATGATAGTGATGTATACAGAACTGGGGAAACTAGTGGAATATATTATGGAAATAGTAGTAATTTAAAATTAAATATAGCTGCTAGTGATAATTTAGCAGGAGTTGGTGGTATGAAATATGGATTGAGTGGAGATTTAAGTAGTGAAAATTATATTTTATATAATAGTCCAACTGATTTTTCGTTAAATTTAGGGAATGATGGAGAAAAAGATATATTTGTACAAGTAGTAGATAATGCAGGGAATGAATCAGTAATAAAAGGTAGTAAAAGTGAATTTAATAATATATTTAATTATGATAATACTGTTCCTGTATTTAATGCAATAAATGGTAACGGAGATAAATTGGGGTATCAAGAAAAAGAGGGAAGTGAGATAATAATTCCTTTAACAAGTGGAACAGCTATAGCATATAACTATATATTTGATTCTAATGATTGTGATACAAGTGATAAAGATATTGATGTTAAATTGATATTTAATCCTACAGAAAATTATATTTGGAAAATTATTATAGCTAATAATAGTATAGAAGAGATTGGTGAATTTAATGATAGTAGTGGGAATTTATATAAATCAGTTATATGGCAAAATGCAAGTGGAGATTATGCAGATACAAATCCAATGGAAATTAAGTTATATGATAAAGCAGGAAATTATGTAGAAGAGGATAGAGTATTTATAAAAATATTATCTGGAGATATTAATAAAAAGATAATAGATGCATATATTGATATATATGGAAAAAAGAAGCATATATATTATATTGAAACTTCAAATGGAAATTTTGAGAAATATTATCTGGATAGTGATAAATGA